The Cyprinus carpio isolate SPL01 chromosome A9, ASM1834038v1, whole genome shotgun sequence genome window below encodes:
- the LOC122146237 gene encoding nucleolus and neural progenitor protein-like isoform X2 — MQSLVNFETFFLKMSLEPQVKSDFSSQAAVFQKMMFLKSLKKVSSFRNMAAHLMEMIYWCRSCKFHQERKHLAFLHLKCLRMECLEAEDGEEEIKEV; from the exons ATGCAGTCACTGGTTAATTTTGAAACATTCTTCCTAAAGATGTCTCTGGAGCCACAGGTGAAATCAGACTTCTCAAGCCAAGCTGCAGTCTTTCAAAAGATGATGTTCTTGAAGTCACTGAAGAAGGTGTCGTCTTTCAGAAATATGGCTGCCCATCTAATGGAAATGATTTACTGGTGTCGAAGCTGTAAGTTTCATCAAGAGCGTAAGCATCTGGCCTTCTTACACCTGAAGTGTCTGAGAATGGAGTGTCTGGAAGCTGAAGAT ggtgAAGAAGAGATTAAAGAAGTTTAA